A part of Saccopteryx bilineata isolate mSacBil1 chromosome 12, mSacBil1_pri_phased_curated, whole genome shotgun sequence genomic DNA contains:
- the FAM162B gene encoding protein FAM162B isoform X2, translating into MLAAAENLLRLGPGRVLRCAPGAPRTAARRWLAPLRSQGSPRFSSGGTPSGSGPQGPGKVHRVPAEHKPSQFDKKILLWTGRFKAVEDIPPRIPPEMIDAARNKARVKACYIMIGLTIIACFAVIASAKRAVERHESLTSWNLAKKAKWREEAALAAQSKAK; encoded by the exons ATGCTCGCGGCCGCTGAGAACCTCTTGCGCCTCGGCCCGGGCCGCGTCCTGCGCTGCGCCCCGGGGGCGCCACGGACAGCCGCACGACGGTGGCTCGCGCCTCTCCGCTCCCAGGGTTCCCCCCGCTTCTCCAGCGGCGGGACACCCAGCGGCTCTGGGCCCCAGGGCCCGG GGAAGGTTCACAGGGTCCCCGCTGAGCACAAGCCTTCCCAATTCGACAAGAAAATCCTGCTGTGGACCGGGCGTTTCAAAGCGGTAGAGGATATCCCGCCTCGGATCCC GCCGGAAATGATCGATGCTGCCAGGAACAAAGCCCGAGTGAAAGCTTGCTACATCATGATTGGACTCACAATTATCGCCTGCTTTGCAGTGATAGCATCAGCCAAAAGG GCTGTAGAAAGACATGAATCTTTAACAAGCTGGAACCTGGCAAAGAAAGCTAAGTGGCGCGAAGAAGCTGCATTGGCCGCACAGTCTAAGGCTAAATAA
- the FAM162B gene encoding protein FAM162B isoform X1 — MLAAAENLLRLGPGRVLRCAPGAPRTAARRWLAPLRSQGSPRFSSGGTPSGSGPQGPAGKVHRVPAEHKPSQFDKKILLWTGRFKAVEDIPPRIPPEMIDAARNKARVKACYIMIGLTIIACFAVIASAKRAVERHESLTSWNLAKKAKWREEAALAAQSKAK, encoded by the exons ATGCTCGCGGCCGCTGAGAACCTCTTGCGCCTCGGCCCGGGCCGCGTCCTGCGCTGCGCCCCGGGGGCGCCACGGACAGCCGCACGACGGTGGCTCGCGCCTCTCCGCTCCCAGGGTTCCCCCCGCTTCTCCAGCGGCGGGACACCCAGCGGCTCTGGGCCCCAGGGCCCGG CAGGGAAGGTTCACAGGGTCCCCGCTGAGCACAAGCCTTCCCAATTCGACAAGAAAATCCTGCTGTGGACCGGGCGTTTCAAAGCGGTAGAGGATATCCCGCCTCGGATCCC GCCGGAAATGATCGATGCTGCCAGGAACAAAGCCCGAGTGAAAGCTTGCTACATCATGATTGGACTCACAATTATCGCCTGCTTTGCAGTGATAGCATCAGCCAAAAGG GCTGTAGAAAGACATGAATCTTTAACAAGCTGGAACCTGGCAAAGAAAGCTAAGTGGCGCGAAGAAGCTGCATTGGCCGCACAGTCTAAGGCTAAATAA